One Streptomyces sp. ML-6 genomic region harbors:
- a CDS encoding DUF6879 family protein: MARRLRFNGTDSKNGGCPAVHEDLDSGEIVIQGAPLTDPEDIAQLQHLGPGDAAVVVPRELLVHHGPKEVAHVPVLIGLEEFGRLFETFEHSAWHLETRRGYASDREDPGYAEFLATGSVPYDLDSEWCVNIRRQTTDGKYVGRVRVVDSPPTEGQLFLLGYSACNVATGEDVRNLWREDAERLRLPAEDFWIFDSRLVAVLRFDDADVFHDVEVITEPAEVLRYCQVRDAAMHGASPHAEFVARLGADAA; encoded by the coding sequence GTGGCACGACGACTCCGCTTCAACGGCACCGACAGCAAGAACGGAGGCTGTCCCGCCGTGCACGAAGATCTCGACTCCGGCGAGATCGTCATCCAGGGGGCGCCACTCACCGACCCCGAGGACATCGCCCAGCTTCAGCACCTCGGGCCGGGGGACGCCGCAGTGGTGGTGCCGCGTGAACTCCTCGTTCATCACGGTCCCAAGGAGGTCGCCCACGTACCCGTACTGATCGGTCTGGAAGAGTTCGGGCGCCTCTTCGAGACTTTCGAGCACTCGGCCTGGCACCTGGAGACCCGGCGGGGCTACGCGTCGGACCGGGAAGACCCTGGGTACGCGGAGTTCCTCGCGACCGGCTCGGTGCCGTACGACCTCGACAGCGAGTGGTGCGTGAACATCCGCCGACAGACGACTGACGGAAAGTACGTGGGGCGCGTGCGTGTCGTCGACAGCCCGCCGACCGAGGGACAGCTGTTCCTGCTCGGGTATTCGGCGTGCAACGTGGCCACGGGCGAGGACGTGCGGAACCTGTGGCGCGAGGACGCGGAGCGGCTCCGGCTGCCCGCTGAAGACTTCTGGATCTTCGACAGCCGATTGGTGGCCGTGCTGCGCTTCGACGACGCGGACGTCTTCCATGACGTGGAGGTCATCACGGAACCTGCCGAAGTCCTGCGGTACTGCCAGGTCCGCGACGCCGCGATGCACGGGGCTTCTCCCCACGCCGAGTTCGTCGCACGGCTCGGTGCCGACGCCGCCTGA
- a CDS encoding DUF397 domain-containing protein, translated as MIAFCFRKSSYSEAHGECIEVAANVPGVVAVRDSKHPAGPVIVLGPAAWDAFRAGLVRAE; from the coding sequence ATGATTGCGTTCTGCTTCAGGAAGTCCAGTTACAGCGAAGCGCATGGTGAGTGCATAGAAGTGGCTGCCAACGTCCCCGGAGTGGTCGCCGTCCGCGACTCCAAGCACCCCGCCGGCCCCGTCATCGTCCTCGGCCCCGCCGCCTGGGACGCCTTCCGGGCCGGGCTGGTACGGGCGGAGTGA
- a CDS encoding helix-turn-helix transcriptional regulator, which translates to MSKARVGLGNRVSTVLARQLGGQLLTFREAAGLNQTQAAAVLSAQAAKIAKMEHGWVPVRDPDVAALCRAYDVDDPQVVEGLLRLARLDRERRKAKGWWTTSLNPGSLREYVAMEDVALRVRTWQLALIPGLFQTPEYVRALAVAAVSPDRIDEVERIVDVRAHRQRRLQGEKPLRVHAVIWEAALRQMIGGSQVMGGQLEHLCRLAEQPNIDVQVLPFRAEVNPCSGGPFNILSFAEEDAVDVVHMDGLRTTNWVEGAEESMAYSELFARTCAMSLSPYDSVRFIASIAKGMSK; encoded by the coding sequence GTGTCGAAAGCGCGTGTGGGGTTGGGGAACCGCGTTTCTACGGTTCTGGCGCGGCAGTTGGGTGGTCAGCTGCTGACCTTCCGGGAGGCCGCAGGGCTGAATCAGACGCAGGCGGCGGCCGTTCTCAGCGCCCAGGCGGCCAAGATCGCCAAGATGGAACACGGATGGGTTCCGGTCCGGGACCCGGATGTCGCAGCGCTCTGCCGGGCGTATGACGTCGATGATCCGCAAGTGGTCGAGGGGTTGCTCCGGCTGGCCAGACTGGACCGGGAGCGACGCAAGGCGAAGGGCTGGTGGACGACTTCACTCAATCCGGGAAGCCTGCGCGAGTACGTTGCGATGGAGGATGTTGCGCTCAGAGTGCGCACCTGGCAACTTGCCTTGATCCCCGGCTTGTTCCAGACGCCCGAGTATGTGAGAGCCCTTGCGGTGGCGGCTGTTTCGCCCGACAGGATCGACGAGGTCGAGCGTATCGTTGATGTGCGTGCGCACCGTCAGCGCCGCCTGCAGGGTGAGAAGCCCCTGCGTGTGCACGCAGTGATCTGGGAAGCCGCATTGCGTCAGATGATCGGTGGCTCTCAGGTCATGGGAGGGCAGCTGGAGCATCTGTGCCGACTCGCGGAGCAGCCCAACATCGACGTGCAGGTGCTTCCCTTCCGGGCGGAGGTGAATCCCTGCAGCGGAGGCCCCTTCAACATTCTCTCGTTCGCGGAGGAGGACGCCGTGGACGTGGTGCACATGGACGGGCTGCGCACCACCAACTGGGTGGAGGGAGCGGAAGAGAGCATGGCGTACTCCGAGCTGTTCGCGCGCACCTGCGCCATGAGCCTGTCGCCGTACGATTCGGTGCGGTTCATCGCGAGCATCGCCAAAGGGATGAGTAAATGA
- a CDS encoding ATP-binding protein, translating to MTAAEQNSVPEPALEPVLREDRLDFAPTADRVSFSRRRTARLVREWGYPGLAGDAALLVSELATNALLHGVVRGRLLRVRLVLTATTLRVAVSDPWGERLPVLRAATSEECYGRGLLIVASIADRWGVESRTVGKTVFAELTLRRGPDAPVGPRELRAGPPHARTEVTPR from the coding sequence ATGACCGCAGCCGAACAGAACTCCGTCCCCGAACCCGCCCTCGAACCCGTCCTCCGCGAGGACCGGCTCGACTTCGCCCCGACCGCCGACCGCGTCTCCTTCTCCCGGCGGCGCACCGCGCGGCTGGTGCGGGAGTGGGGGTATCCGGGGCTGGCCGGGGACGCGGCTTTGCTGGTCAGCGAGTTGGCGACCAATGCGTTACTGCACGGCGTCGTCCGGGGGCGGCTCCTCCGGGTGCGGCTCGTTCTCACCGCGACCACGCTCCGGGTCGCGGTCAGCGATCCGTGGGGCGAACGGCTGCCGGTTCTGCGCGCGGCAACGAGCGAGGAGTGCTACGGCCGGGGGCTTCTGATCGTGGCGTCGATCGCCGACCGGTGGGGCGTCGAGTCGCGCACCGTCGGCAAGACCGTGTTCGCCGAACTCACCCTGCGGCGGGGGCCGGACGCGCCGGTGGGCCCGCGCGAGCTTCGCGCGGGCCCACCTCATGCACGTACCGAAGTAACCCCCAGGTGA
- a CDS encoding DUF397 domain-containing protein, producing MPGTDLYSLPVDEAMFLKACGGNTHPDGESCATLAKIGPDAWALGDSKRPGAEPLRFTTAELNAAGIDPARFTISA from the coding sequence ATGCCCGGAACGGACCTGTACAGCCTGCCCGTCGACGAAGCCATGTTCCTCAAGGCGTGCGGGGGCAACACGCACCCGGACGGCGAGTCCTGCGCCACGCTGGCGAAGATCGGCCCCGACGCGTGGGCGCTGGGGGACAGCAAGCGGCCCGGTGCGGAGCCGCTGAGGTTCACCACTGCCGAGCTGAACGCGGCCGGCATCGATCCGGCCCGCTTCACGATCTCGGCCTGA
- a CDS encoding Scr1 family TA system antitoxin-like transcriptional regulator, with amino-acid sequence MAFEPDRLDRSGPELAVRLKELRKQAGLSGARLAVRCNISQSKISRIEGNKIRPSLVDVEQILTGIGASPAITAEVMAVARLAQTEWQGRRALHRKGLDKKQVELAGLEAVTSEFRHFLLSMNTGLLATPEYIRESIAHAPPAQQVKAVGMKMERQAVLFDRTKRFTFLLTEQAVRYPLLPPDAMAMQIDRLASLSLQVNIRVGVLPMRVRFSNTPLSTFTIYDDRLATIETDLGAAVFRNPRDIRSLLDRFAGYETHALFGDDARVLLTEWAWSFRR; translated from the coding sequence GTGGCCTTCGAGCCTGACCGGCTTGACCGGTCCGGTCCGGAACTGGCGGTCAGGCTCAAGGAGCTGCGCAAGCAAGCCGGGCTCTCGGGAGCCCGGCTTGCTGTGCGTTGCAATATCTCCCAGTCGAAGATCAGCAGGATCGAAGGAAACAAGATCCGGCCGTCCCTGGTGGACGTCGAGCAGATCCTGACGGGAATCGGAGCCTCCCCCGCCATCACGGCTGAAGTGATGGCCGTGGCTCGACTGGCCCAGACGGAATGGCAGGGCCGGAGAGCACTGCATCGAAAAGGGCTGGACAAGAAACAGGTCGAGCTGGCCGGCCTCGAAGCTGTGACCAGCGAGTTCCGGCACTTCCTGCTGTCCATGAACACGGGCTTGCTGGCCACGCCGGAATACATCAGGGAGAGCATCGCCCACGCTCCACCGGCACAACAGGTGAAGGCGGTCGGCATGAAGATGGAGCGGCAGGCTGTGCTGTTCGACCGCACCAAGCGCTTCACTTTCCTCCTCACCGAGCAAGCCGTCAGATATCCGCTGCTGCCACCGGACGCGATGGCCATGCAGATCGACCGGTTGGCCTCCCTTTCCCTGCAAGTGAATATTCGTGTTGGTGTACTGCCCATGCGAGTGAGGTTCAGCAACACCCCATTGAGTACGTTCACTATTTACGATGATCGCCTGGCGACCATCGAGACGGATCTGGGCGCGGCCGTGTTCCGGAATCCCAGAGACATCCGTTCGCTCCTCGACCGCTTCGCCGGTTACGAGACGCATGCCCTCTTCGGGGACGATGCGCGAGTGCTATTGACCGAGTGGGCGTGGTCATTCCGTCGGTGA
- a CDS encoding DUF6879 family protein, whose amino-acid sequence MLLDGEEWRRRFAEIEREAWRLETLPQYLVAHEAEEFAAFREGRPLTPYSNSAYTERVSRQHSEGKRNGRVHIVTQPLSDYLRFEFTRYYEAHSRAGDDIRILDVTNRSNPLENVQDFWMFDRAEVVLMNYGADGRQLSREVFEGDVSSFVEYQRVAIAESVPFEEYVNGGLRA is encoded by the coding sequence GTGCTCTTGGATGGTGAGGAGTGGCGTCGGCGGTTCGCGGAGATCGAACGTGAAGCATGGCGGCTCGAAACATTGCCGCAGTACCTCGTGGCACATGAGGCGGAAGAGTTCGCGGCCTTCCGCGAGGGCCGACCGCTCACGCCGTACTCGAATTCCGCGTACACGGAGCGCGTCTCCCGCCAGCATTCCGAGGGAAAGCGGAACGGGCGGGTGCACATCGTGACGCAGCCGCTCTCCGACTACTTGCGATTCGAGTTCACCCGCTACTACGAGGCGCACAGTCGGGCGGGGGACGACATTCGGATTCTCGACGTGACGAACCGGTCCAACCCTCTGGAAAATGTTCAGGACTTCTGGATGTTCGACCGCGCGGAAGTCGTTCTCATGAACTACGGGGCGGACGGAAGGCAGCTCAGTCGCGAGGTTTTCGAGGGTGATGTTTCCTCGTTCGTCGAATACCAGCGGGTCGCGATAGCCGAGTCGGTCCCCTTCGAGGAGTACGTGAACGGTGGCCTTCGAGCCTGA
- a CDS encoding dihydrolipoamide acetyltransferase family protein, whose protein sequence is MTTMTDTSNAARFREFKMPDVGEGLTEAEILKWYVQPGDTVTDGQVVCEVETAKAAVELPIPFDGVVHELRFPEGTTVDVGQVIIAVDVAPGSDDAAPAEAPASAATAPAPSAPAVEAPAPAAEAPALVAEAEPEPEAPKGRQPVLVGYGVAETSTKRRARKGAPASVPAAVAAIQGEMNGHGAALAAPKHRPLAKPPVRKLAKDLGIDLATVVPTGKDGIITREDVHAAVAPAPAQPSVPAQAPAAPVSAPAAQAPAAEAPAAEAVVADARETRVPVKGVRKAIAQAMVGSAFTAPHVTEFVTVDVTRTMKLVAELKEDKDMAGVRVNPLLIIAKALLVAIKRNPEINAAWDEANQEIVQKHYVNLGIAAATPRGLIVPNIKDAHAMTLPQLAAALGELVSTARDGKTSPAAMAGGTVTITNVGVFGVDTGTPILNPGESAILAVGAIKLQPWVHKGKVKPRQVTTLALSFDHRLVDGELGSKVLADVAAILEQPKRLITWA, encoded by the coding sequence GTGACAACGATGACCGACACTTCCAACGCTGCCCGCTTCCGTGAGTTCAAGATGCCCGACGTGGGCGAGGGACTCACCGAGGCGGAGATCCTCAAGTGGTACGTCCAGCCCGGCGACACCGTCACCGACGGTCAGGTCGTGTGCGAGGTCGAGACCGCGAAGGCGGCCGTGGAGCTGCCGATCCCGTTCGACGGGGTGGTGCACGAGCTGCGCTTCCCCGAGGGCACGACGGTCGACGTCGGCCAGGTGATCATCGCGGTGGACGTGGCCCCGGGGAGCGATGACGCGGCCCCGGCCGAGGCTCCCGCGTCGGCCGCGACGGCTCCCGCGCCTTCTGCCCCGGCCGTTGAGGCCCCCGCCCCGGCCGCCGAGGCTCCTGCCTTGGTCGCCGAGGCCGAACCGGAGCCCGAGGCTCCCAAGGGTCGTCAGCCCGTCCTGGTGGGTTACGGCGTGGCCGAGACCTCCACGAAGCGCCGGGCCCGCAAGGGCGCGCCCGCCTCCGTGCCGGCCGCCGTCGCGGCGATCCAGGGCGAGATGAACGGTCACGGCGCCGCGCTCGCGGCCCCGAAGCACCGTCCGCTGGCCAAGCCGCCGGTGCGCAAGCTGGCCAAGGACCTGGGCATCGACCTGGCGACCGTGGTCCCGACCGGCAAGGACGGGATCATCACCCGCGAGGACGTGCACGCCGCGGTGGCGCCCGCCCCCGCGCAGCCCTCCGTCCCCGCCCAGGCCCCGGCCGCCCCGGTCTCCGCCCCCGCCGCCCAGGCCCCGGCCGCCGAAGCCCCGGCCGCCGAGGCCGTCGTGGCGGACGCCCGCGAGACCCGTGTCCCGGTCAAGGGCGTGCGGAAGGCCATCGCGCAGGCGATGGTGGGCAGCGCCTTCACGGCCCCGCACGTCACCGAGTTCGTCACCGTCGACGTGACGCGCACGATGAAGCTGGTCGCGGAGCTCAAGGAGGACAAGGACATGGCGGGGGTGCGGGTCAACCCGCTCCTGATCATCGCCAAGGCCCTCCTGGTCGCGATCAAGCGGAACCCGGAGATCAACGCCGCCTGGGACGAGGCCAACCAGGAGATCGTCCAGAAGCACTACGTGAACCTGGGCATCGCCGCGGCCACCCCGCGCGGCCTGATCGTGCCGAACATCAAGGACGCGCACGCCATGACCCTGCCGCAGCTCGCGGCGGCCCTGGGCGAGCTGGTCTCCACGGCCCGGGACGGAAAGACGTCCCCGGCCGCGATGGCGGGCGGCACGGTGACGATCACCAACGTCGGCGTCTTCGGCGTCGACACGGGCACCCCGATCCTGAACCCGGGCGAGTCCGCGATCCTCGCGGTCGGCGCGATCAAGCTCCAGCCGTGGGTCCACAAGGGCAAGGTGAAGCCGCGTCAGGTCACCACGCTGGCCCTGTCGTTCGACCACCGCCTGGTCGACGGCGAGCTCGGCTCCAAGGTCCTGGCCGACGTCGCCGCGATCCTGGAACAGCCCAAGCGCCTGATCACCTGGGCGTGA
- a CDS encoding alpha-ketoacid dehydrogenase subunit beta gives MAMEKMSIAKALNESLRKALDTDPKVLIMGEDVGKLGGVFRITDGLQKDFGEDRVIDTPLAESGIVGTAIGLALRGYRPVVEIQFDGFVFPAYDQIVTQLAKMHARALGKIKLPVVVRIPYGGGIGAVEHHSESPEALFAHVAGLKVVSPSNASDAYWMMQQAVQSDDPVIFFEPKRRYWDKGEVQTDAIPGPLHKASVVRTGSDLTLAAYGPMVKVCLAAAEAAQEEGKSVEVLDLRSVSPIDFDTIQSSVERTGRLVVVHEAPVFYGSGAEIAARITERCFYHLEAPVLRVGGYHAPYPPARLEDEYLPGLDRVLDAVDRSLAY, from the coding sequence ATGGCCATGGAAAAGATGTCCATCGCGAAGGCGCTCAACGAGTCGCTGCGCAAGGCCCTCGACACCGACCCCAAGGTCCTCATCATGGGTGAGGACGTCGGCAAGCTGGGCGGGGTCTTCCGGATCACCGACGGGCTCCAGAAGGACTTCGGCGAGGACCGGGTGATCGACACCCCGCTCGCCGAGTCCGGCATCGTCGGCACGGCGATCGGCCTGGCCCTGCGCGGCTACCGGCCGGTCGTGGAGATCCAGTTCGACGGCTTCGTCTTCCCCGCGTACGACCAGATCGTCACCCAGCTCGCGAAGATGCACGCCCGCGCGCTCGGCAAGATCAAGCTGCCCGTCGTCGTCCGCATCCCCTACGGCGGCGGCATCGGCGCGGTCGAGCACCACAGCGAGTCGCCCGAGGCCCTGTTCGCGCACGTCGCGGGCCTGAAGGTGGTCTCGCCCTCGAACGCGAGCGACGCCTACTGGATGATGCAGCAGGCCGTCCAGAGCGACGACCCGGTGATCTTCTTCGAGCCGAAGCGGCGCTACTGGGACAAGGGCGAGGTCCAGACCGATGCCATTCCCGGCCCGCTGCACAAGGCGTCGGTGGTGCGCACCGGCTCCGATCTGACGCTCGCCGCCTACGGGCCGATGGTGAAGGTCTGCCTCGCGGCGGCCGAGGCCGCCCAGGAGGAGGGCAAGTCGGTCGAGGTCCTGGACCTGCGTTCGGTGTCGCCGATCGACTTCGACACCATCCAGTCCTCGGTGGAGCGGACCGGCCGGCTCGTGGTGGTCCACGAGGCCCCGGTGTTCTACGGTTCCGGCGCGGAGATCGCCGCCCGGATCACCGAGCGGTGCTTCTACCACCTGGAGGCGCCGGTGCTGAGGGTCGGCGGCTACCACGCCCCGTACCCGCCGGCGCGGCTGGAGGACGAGTACCTGCCGGGTCTCGACCGTGTGCTCGACGCCGTCGACCGTTCGCTGGCGTACTGA
- the pdhA gene encoding pyruvate dehydrogenase (acetyl-transferring) E1 component subunit alpha yields the protein MTVESTAARTPRRSSKRTSAAETTAKASAKAPVGTPAKKPVSTPAKKSAKAPAKRTAAKKAVAKTTTAKTAAAKTTAAKTAAKAPQRSEPELVQLLTPEGERVEHPDYSVDLTDDELRGLYRDMVLTRRFDAEATALQRQGELGLWASLLGQEAAQIGSGRALHDDDYVFPTYREHGVAWCRGVDPTNLLGMFRGVNHGGWDPNSNNFHLYTIVIGSQTLHATGYAMGVAKDGADSAVIAYFGDGASSQGDVAESFTFSAVYNAPVVFFCQNNQWAISEPTEKQTRVPLYQRAQGFGFPGVRVDGNDVLACLAVTRSALERARRGEGPTLVEAFTYRMGAHTTSDDPTKYRRDEERAAWEAKDPILRLRTYLEKQGAADEAFFTALDEESETLGKRVREVVRAMPDPDPIAIFDNVYADGNPLVDEERAQFAAYQASFADSAEKGK from the coding sequence GTGACCGTGGAGAGCACTGCCGCGCGCACACCGCGACGCAGCAGCAAGCGGACCAGCGCAGCGGAGACGACCGCGAAAGCATCCGCGAAGGCGCCTGTGGGGACGCCCGCGAAGAAGCCGGTGAGCACGCCGGCGAAGAAGTCCGCGAAAGCACCCGCGAAGAGGACCGCCGCGAAGAAGGCCGTTGCGAAGACGACCACCGCGAAAACGGCAGCCGCGAAGACGACCGCTGCGAAAACGGCCGCGAAGGCGCCGCAGCGTTCCGAGCCCGAGCTCGTCCAGCTGCTGACGCCCGAGGGCGAGCGCGTCGAGCACCCGGACTACTCGGTCGACCTGACCGACGACGAGCTGCGCGGTCTGTACCGGGACATGGTCCTGACCCGCCGCTTCGACGCCGAGGCCACCGCGCTGCAGCGCCAGGGCGAGCTGGGCCTGTGGGCCTCGCTGCTCGGCCAGGAGGCCGCCCAGATCGGTTCCGGCCGGGCCCTGCACGACGACGACTACGTCTTCCCGACGTACCGGGAGCACGGCGTCGCCTGGTGCCGGGGGGTCGACCCGACCAACCTGCTCGGGATGTTCCGCGGGGTGAACCACGGCGGATGGGACCCGAACAGCAACAACTTCCACCTGTACACGATCGTCATCGGTTCGCAGACCCTGCACGCCACCGGCTACGCCATGGGCGTCGCCAAGGACGGCGCGGACTCGGCCGTGATCGCGTACTTCGGCGACGGCGCCTCCAGCCAGGGCGACGTGGCCGAGTCGTTCACCTTCTCCGCGGTCTACAACGCCCCGGTCGTCTTCTTCTGCCAGAACAACCAGTGGGCGATCTCCGAGCCGACCGAGAAGCAGACCCGCGTCCCGCTCTACCAGCGCGCGCAGGGCTTCGGCTTCCCCGGCGTCCGGGTCGACGGCAACGACGTACTCGCCTGCCTGGCGGTCACCAGGTCGGCGCTGGAGCGGGCCCGCAGGGGCGAGGGGCCCACCCTCGTCGAGGCGTTCACCTACCGGATGGGCGCGCACACCACCTCCGACGACCCGACGAAGTACCGGAGGGACGAGGAGCGGGCCGCCTGGGAGGCGAAGGACCCGATCCTGCGGCTGCGCACGTACCTGGAGAAGCAGGGCGCCGCCGACGAGGCGTTCTTCACCGCCCTGGACGAGGAGAGCGAGACCCTCGGCAAGCGGGTGCGCGAAGTGGTGCGGGCGATGCCCGACCCGGACCCGATCGCGATCTTCGACAATGTCTACGCAGACGGCAACCCGCTGGTCGACGAGGAACGCGCCCAGTTCGCCGCGTACCAGGCATCGTTCGCCGACTCCGCCGAGAAGGGCAAGTAA
- a CDS encoding response regulator transcription factor: MREQGKITVFLLDDHEVVRRGVHELLSVEDDIEVVGEAGTAADALVRIPATRPDVAVLDVRLPDGSGVEVCREIRSQDANIKCLMLTSYADDEALFDAIMAGASGYVLKAIRGNELLNAVRDVAAGKSLLDPVATARVLERLREGKKDRDDDKLASLTDQERKILDLIGEGLTNRVIGERLHLAEKTIKNYVSSLLSKLGMERRSQAAAYVARLQAQKR; this comes from the coding sequence GTGCGCGAACAAGGAAAAATCACTGTTTTCCTGCTGGACGACCATGAAGTCGTCCGGCGGGGAGTCCATGAATTGCTCTCGGTCGAGGACGACATCGAGGTCGTCGGCGAGGCCGGCACGGCGGCGGACGCCCTGGTGCGCATCCCGGCGACCCGGCCGGACGTGGCGGTGCTCGACGTACGGCTGCCGGACGGGAGCGGCGTGGAGGTGTGCCGGGAGATCCGCTCCCAGGACGCGAACATCAAGTGCCTGATGCTCACCTCGTACGCCGACGACGAGGCCCTGTTCGACGCGATCATGGCGGGTGCCTCGGGGTACGTGCTGAAGGCGATCAGGGGCAACGAACTGCTGAACGCGGTACGGGACGTGGCGGCCGGGAAGTCGCTGCTGGACCCGGTGGCGACCGCCCGGGTCCTGGAGCGGCTGCGCGAGGGGAAGAAGGACCGGGACGACGACAAGCTCGCCTCCCTCACCGACCAGGAGCGCAAGATCCTCGACCTGATCGGCGAGGGGCTGACGAACCGGGTGATCGGCGAGCGGCTGCACCTCGCCGAGAAGACGATCAAGAACTATGTCTCCAGCCTGCTCTCCAAGCTCGGCATGGAAAGGCGCTCGCAGGCCGCCGCGTACGTGGCCAGGCTGCAGGCGCAGAAACGCTGA
- a CDS encoding pyridoxamine 5'-phosphate oxidase family protein — MSSEELQAIELLDRVPYGRLATSMRALPFLVVARHVVIDGRVFLRLHGGFRYHDSCDGTVVTYGADNFNTVVPGTGSMLPGVDDGAARTVVPGMETMVPGTENGEVVGGGDLWAVQFTGPARVVRPTAEQQELFGTAPARVNGEPFAPAYLRIDPHFASVHTLGFHASEPKRHAV, encoded by the coding sequence ATGTCCTCCGAGGAACTCCAGGCGATCGAACTGCTCGACCGCGTCCCGTACGGCCGGCTGGCCACGAGCATGCGGGCCCTTCCGTTTCTGGTGGTGGCGCGCCACGTCGTGATCGACGGCCGGGTGTTCCTGCGGCTGCACGGCGGTTTCCGCTACCACGACTCCTGTGACGGGACGGTCGTGACGTACGGCGCGGACAACTTCAACACGGTGGTCCCGGGGACGGGGAGCATGCTCCCGGGAGTGGACGACGGCGCGGCGAGGACCGTGGTCCCGGGGATGGAGACCATGGTCCCGGGGACGGAGAACGGCGAGGTGGTGGGCGGCGGCGACCTGTGGGCCGTGCAGTTCACCGGGCCCGCCCGGGTCGTGCGCCCGACGGCCGAGCAGCAGGAGCTCTTCGGCACGGCCCCGGCCCGGGTGAACGGCGAGCCCTTCGCCCCGGCGTACCTCAGGATCGACCCGCACTTCGCCTCTGTGCACACTCTGGGCTTTCACGCAAGTGAACCGAAGCGCCACGCAGTGTGA
- a CDS encoding phosphotransferase — protein MDEVLRRYPDAGEPLTCKPVTQGLLNHGYRVSTTRGSFFLKHHLDDTTGDRATIVRQHRATQRLQSLGVPVAPPVADTEGGTVTEIGGRCYALHPWVDGLHRAGAQLTTAQSERLGSLLGAVHTGLEQVMEEGAGPAYRTGGHHSPDPVETFTLIDELLAAARRRRPRDAFDELAEHRLLERRILLEQHADRRPPTPDVPATGWVHGDFHPLNVLYRGTEPVAILDWDRLGIQPRAEEAVRAAAIFFVLPAGRLELEKVRAYARAYRRAAGAGAAELAAAVHRVWWERLNDFWILRWRYCLHDRRADPQFPAVSALAVWWTREYEAVREAFTG, from the coding sequence GTGGACGAGGTACTGCGCCGGTACCCGGACGCGGGCGAGCCCCTGACCTGCAAACCCGTCACCCAGGGGCTGCTCAACCACGGGTACCGCGTCTCCACCACCCGCGGCTCCTTCTTCCTCAAGCACCACCTCGACGACACCACCGGCGACCGCGCCACGATCGTCCGCCAGCACCGCGCCACCCAGCGCCTCCAGTCGCTCGGCGTGCCCGTGGCCCCGCCCGTGGCGGACACCGAGGGCGGGACGGTCACGGAGATCGGCGGCCGGTGCTACGCCCTGCACCCCTGGGTGGACGGGCTGCACCGGGCGGGCGCCCAGCTGACCACCGCCCAGTCGGAGCGGCTCGGATCCCTGCTGGGGGCCGTGCACACCGGGCTCGAACAGGTCATGGAGGAGGGCGCCGGCCCCGCGTACCGGACCGGCGGCCACCACAGCCCCGACCCCGTGGAAACGTTCACGCTGATCGACGAGCTGCTGGCCGCCGCGCGCCGGCGGCGACCCCGGGACGCCTTCGACGAACTGGCCGAGCACCGCCTCCTGGAGCGGCGCATCCTGCTGGAGCAGCACGCCGACCGCAGACCGCCCACGCCCGACGTCCCGGCGACGGGCTGGGTGCACGGCGACTTCCACCCGCTGAACGTCCTGTACCGGGGCACGGAGCCGGTCGCGATCCTCGACTGGGACCGGCTGGGCATCCAGCCGCGCGCGGAGGAGGCGGTGCGGGCGGCGGCGATCTTCTTCGTGCTCCCGGCCGGAAGGCTGGAGCTGGAGAAGGTGCGGGCGTACGCGCGGGCCTACCGGCGGGCGGCCGGGGCCGGGGCGGCGGAACTGGCCGCCGCGGTGCACCGGGTGTGGTGGGAGCGGCTCAACGACTTCTGGATACTGCGCTGGCGGTACTGCCTGCACGACCGGAGGGCCGACCCGCAGTTCCCCGCGGTGTCGGCCCTGGCGGTCTGGTGGACGCGCGAGTACGAAGCGGTGCGCGAGGCGTTCACGGGGTGA